A DNA window from Pseudorasbora parva isolate DD20220531a chromosome 19, ASM2467924v1, whole genome shotgun sequence contains the following coding sequences:
- the LOC137048083 gene encoding uncharacterized protein isoform X1, producing the protein MRTSGAHLEELRNIFEANLIDWYSDISPTTPVSPVTPVSPVFQGSPVPSEFPPTLPLPPSLSTSPSALTTLLSVIPSAPHTSSVDTPRDVCPAVSPHPEDLLSSLLVSSPYTPPWPVDTSGTPWLLPLSVPPDTLDQMASPGSLISPAPPLSVVVLPPPSASSGSSFPSAFILGPTGSASVLRLYGSTSDARRHGSTSVSWASSLVWAHRPSCFSRVSIISCFLVGHP; encoded by the coding sequence ATGAGGACCTCTGGCGCCCATCTCGAGGAACTGCGTAACATCTTCGAGGCAAACTTAATTGACTGGTACTCTGACATTTCTCCCACAACCCCTGTCTCTCCAGTAACGCCTGTTTCTCCAGTGTTCCAAGGTTCTCCTGTGCCCTCAGAGTTCCCACCCACCCTCCCTCTTCCTCCGTCACTGTCTACCAGCCCTTCTGCCTTGACCACACTGCTGTCTGTCATCCCCTCTGCTCCTCACACAAGCAGTGTGGATACGCCTCGAGATGTCTGTCCAGCAGTGTCGCCTCACCCAGAGGATCTCCTATCGTCACTGCTAGTCTCTTCCCCCTACACTCCACCGTGGCCCGTCGACACATCGGGTACGCCCTGGCTCCTCCCTCTCTCGGTTCCACCGGACACCCTCGACCAAATGGCTTCTCCGGGCTCCCTCATCTCTCCGGCTCCGCCTTTGTCAGTCGTCGTCCTTCCTCCACCTTCGGCTTCATCTGGCTCCTCCTTCCCTTCCGCCTTCATCCTCGGTCCCACCGGCTCAGCCTCTGTCCTGCGGTTGTACGGCTCCACCTCGGATGCTCGTCGCCATGGCTCCACCTCGGTCTCCTGGGCCTCCAGTCTCGTGTGGGCTCATCGACCCAGCTGCTTCTCCAGGGTCTCCATCATTAGCTGCTTCCTCGTCGGTCATCCCTAG
- the LOC137048083 gene encoding uncharacterized protein isoform X2, translated as MFLLKVSCFKLSFAFFPHLPMALPDVQLFWLEQGDRSLEAHTRDFLSRFPDRSLSHFYCAGLSERSKARVQADGPKEDFATFMEWVLVHNHLPFTIVPAEEDSGTSPTPPPPETSHPPPTTTGIKEVPEPTADRGDRTAAIDEPSPRSPNHSEGLTMCVSRLHHPSWRESSWSLRIGTGAPPISPPRWM; from the exons ATGTTTCTATTAAAAGTTTCCTGTTTCAAGTTGTCCTTCGCCTTC TTTCCCCATCTTCCCATGGCTCTCCCCGATGTCCAGCTTTTCTGGCTAGAGCAGGGAGACCGCTCACTGGAGGCACACACCCGGGACTTCCTGTCCCGCTTCCCGGACCGCTCGCTCAGCCATTTCTACTGCGCCGGGCTAAGCGAGCGGTCGAAGGCACGCGTTCAGGCGGATGGTCCAAAGGAAGACTTCGCCACATTCATGGAGTGGGTACTGGTACATAACCACTTGCCTTTCACCATAGTCCCCGCTGAAGAGGACAGTGGTACCAGTCCCACTCCACCACCGCCAGAGACCAGCCATCCACCACCGACCACGACCGGCATTAAGGAAGTGCCTGAGCCCACCGCAGACCGTGGAGACCGGACTGCCGCGATTGACGAGCCATCGCCCCGGAGCCCGAACCACAGCGAGGGTCTGACCATGTGTGTGAGCCGGCTACATCATCCATCGTGGAGGGAGTCCTCGTGGAGCTTGAGGATTGGGACAGGAGCCCCACCCATCAGCCCGCCACGGTGGATGTGA